Proteins co-encoded in one Acanthopagrus latus isolate v.2019 chromosome 10, fAcaLat1.1, whole genome shotgun sequence genomic window:
- the LOC119027104 gene encoding insulin receptor substrate 2-B: MANFTNYQEGKAAMLMVETQQRDVGTKSAAATANGDGSVGEPPSPLINIGGGGGGGGGGGSRFHQHLPPSNHLHHQQHLSHHHPPKDQQQQQHHHYQLAPQQQQHLSGENLAESPGRKASSSSLSQVHAAEDPAASSSSSSAAAASGSSSGSSSHVYAAVSVANPSDVVDDIRKCGYLRKQKHGHKRFFVLRAASHLGPSRLEYYDSEKKFRNSLRSAAAAAASGGAVAPSPPKRVIYLYQCFTVNKRADSKNKHLIALYTKDEYFAIVAENEQEQEDWYVAVSELMSEGKKGHLDSDDLDDGYGTVTPGTVFKEVWQVNVKPKGLGQTKNLTGVYRLCLSTKTIHLVKLNSETPCVNLQLMNIRRCGHSESFFFIEVGRSSSIGPGEIWMQVDDSVVAQNMHETILETMKALKAFAEFRPRSKSQSSGSNPMPFITTRRHLGNLPPSQTGLQRRSRTESVVGTPPSSKSSGASGYRFRTSSEGEGTMNRPFRSATGSLVHLNSARAHHGRQEGGGSGSGGGVATGNAGTSTGSGRYVRAIPGSASTYHARSASLPVSHFPSTTSPVSVSSSSGHGSVSDTLTRPSSASICGSPSDGGFNSSDEYGSSPGDFRYFRVRSNTPDSLGNTPPIREENCLNDYMAMGWNREVFGAGGGSGNNSGGDTPRDESTSTTEDERLSTSSSSSLRRRTHSFSRPAGGATGGSGVAVYQKMTQTNFSLEEGSDIVLPFGSGLLRGGPSSSSSSLRSDYSSCSEHSQQSRPSTLSRTEAGGERPPLSSSSAKEDSGYMPMMCGVAASPRDTPPDYMPMQPSSYSHPVSHSPQFHSPALGPRSAHHQPQLQSQSSTDSHGYMMMLPGGSGSSPSPGQASPSPHSSSSTAGVSGGDSIAERPENGEYMDMSYSSSGGRKLSNEGSGGYYTPGTPENTPKSYSPYFSLPRSYKAPTRERDEKEYGEYVPMSSPAKPVYSSVATASMSTPEKRAGGGSSTSTPSHPPPPYGAHHTTAAMADRRVVRPNRLPLGRRSFHGPLRVSEPSTASAGTSTSVPATVSSSEGPSSPGEYINIEFGDHYPHQQQPPAYPLSAQDEAPSLGSSDHRRSPPQPQTHQDYMSVEVGADQQDSAGCLGKNQSPRPSLVAPWNPPSYIRPLASNPGALASPGVPAGGHWRSKGDDYTDMTFNLSRGERTQTSPTAMLQHLCVMEGHYGHAPPASSSSISPPLPPSSPGRAPTQQLEPKVVRADPQGRRRHSSETFSSTSSSNSTPSGGGLGSSSSATHPTLVNPTAPNGSYLTEGQASRWSSSASFDSVWVSLEGSGDSPAHHAPVRSQEMGASGSSSSSSSGAGAGRMCRNMSVGYQNGLNYIALELREDGSNMGAVTSGAGSSNGSSAAVAAAGTVPLLENGAYASIDFTKSDGVTTTTKD, from the coding sequence ATGGCAAATTTCACGAATTACCAGGAAGGCAAGGCAGCGATGTTGATGGTGGAGACGCAGCAGAGGGACGTGGGGACGAAATCCGCGGCCGCCACCGCGAACGGAGACGGCTCGGTCGGGGAACCCCCTTCCCCGTTAATTAATAtcggtggcggcggcggcggaggaggaggaggcggctcTCGCTTCCATCAACATTTACCGCCCTCcaaccacctccaccatcaaCAACACCTCAGCCACCACCACCCGCCAAaggatcaacaacaacagcagcaccatcactACCAGCTCgccccgcagcagcagcagcatctttccGGAGAAAACCTCGCAGAGTCCCCGGGCAGGAAagcctcctcctcgtctctcagCCAGGTACACGCCGCCGAGGACCCCGCcgcttcttcctcctcctcctccgccgccgccgctagcggcagcagcagcggcagcagcagccatgtatACGCGGCTGTGAGCGTCGCTAACCCCTCGGACGTTGTGGATGATATACGCAAATGTGGCTACTTACGAAAGCAGAAACACGGACACAAGAGGTTCTTCGTGCTCCGGGCGGCCAGCCACCTCGGGCCGAGCCGCCTGGAGTACTACGACAGCGAGAAGAAATTCAGGAACAGCCTGCGCTCTGCTGCCGCGGCCGCCGCCAGCGGTGGAGCGGTCGCCCCTTCTCCCCCGAAAAGGGTTATTTACCTCTACCAATGCTTCACGGTAAACAAAAGGGCGgattccaaaaacaaacacctcatTGCCCTTTATACTAAGGACGAGTACTTTGCCATTGTGGCCGAGAACGAGCAGGAGCAAGAGGACTGGTACGTGGCTGTCAGCGAGCTGATGAGCGAGGGCAAAAAAGGGCACTTGGATTCAGATGATCTGGATGATGGGTACGGTACAGTCACCCCCGGTACTGTGTTCAAAGAGGTGTGGCAGGTGAATGTGAAGCCTAAAGGACTAGGTCAAACTAAAAACCTCACAGGTGTTTACCGGCTTTGCCTCTCAACTAAAACCATTCACCTCGTTAAGCTGAACTCTGAAACCCCCTGTGTCAACCTCCAGCTGATGAATATCAGACGCTGCGGACACTCGGAAAGCTTTTTCTTCATCGAGGTGGGTCGCTCCTCCTCCATTGGGCCGGGAGAGATCTGGATGCAGGTGGATGATTCGGTCGTGGCCCAGAACATGCATGAAACCATCTTGGAGACGATGAAAGCCCTGAAGGCTTTTGCAGAGTTTCGGCCCAGGAGTAAGAGCCAGTCATCAGGCTCCAACCCTATGCCGTTCATCACAACACGGCGCCACCTGGGCAACCTGCCACCGAGCCAGACGGGACTGCAGCGGCGGTCGAGGACAGAGTCAGTTGTTGGCACGCCGCCGTCAAGTAAGAGCTCTGGGGCAAGTGGTTATCGCTTCAGGACATCCAGTGAGGGCGAGGGGACGATGAACCGGCCGTTCCGCTCAGCCACAGGAAGTCTGGTTCACCTTAACTCTGCACGTGCCCATCATGGCCGCCAGGAAGGCGGTGGCAGCGGCAGCGGAGGTGGCGTTGCCACAGGAAATGCTGGCACAAGCACCGGCAGCGGACGCTACGTCAGAGCCATCCCGGGGTCGGCGTCCACCTACCACGCCCGCTCTGCCTCGCTGCCAGTCTCCCACttcccctccaccaccagccCGGTGagcgtctcctccagcagcgGCCACGGCTCAGTCTCCGACACCCTCACCCGCCCATCAAGCGCCTCGATATGCGGCTCTCCATCTGACGGCGGCTTCAACTCGTCAGATGAGTACGGCTCCAGTCCTGGTGATTTCCGGTACTTCCGGGTGCGGAGTAACACGCCCGACTCCCTTGGCAACACgccaccaatcagagaagagaACTGTCTAAATGATTACATGGCCATGGGCTGGAACCGGGAGGTGTTCGGCGCTGGTGGTGGCTCTGGAAACAACAGCGGAGGCGACACGCCACGAGATGAGAGCACGTCGACGACAGAGGATGAACGCTTGTccacatcatcttcatcatcactgaggaggaggactcaCTCTTTCTCCAGACCTGCCGGTGGTGCAACCGGCGGTTCTGGAGTGGCGGTTTACCAGAAAATGACCCAGACCAACTTCTCATTGGAAGAGGGGTCAGATATCGTGTTGCCATTCGGGAGTGGGCTGCTCCGCGGCGgtccctcatcctcctcttcctccctccgcTCTGACTACAGCTCCTGCTCCGAGCACAGCCAGCAGAGCCGTCCCTCCACGCTCTCCCGGACAGAGGCCGGTGGCGAGCGCCCgcccctttcctcctcctctgccaagGAAGACAGCGGCTACATGCCTATGATGTGTGGCGTAGCCGCGTCGCCACGGGATACTCCTCCCGACTACATGCCTATGCAACCCAGCTCTTACTCCCATCCCGTCTCCCACTCTCCTCAGTTTCACAGTCCAGCTTTAGGTCCCCGTTCAGCCCACCATCAGCCCCAGCTCCAGTCTCAATCCTCCACAGACTCCCATGGCTACATGATGATGCTCCCAGGGGGCAGTGGCAGCTCCCCGTCTCCTGGTCAGGCCTCCCCCAGCCCTCACAGTAGCTCCAGCACGGCAGGTGTCAGTGGGGGTGACAGCATAGCAGAGAGGCCAGAGAATGGAGAATATATGGACATGTCATACAGCAGCAGCGGGGGTCGCAAGCTCTCAAATGAAGGGAGCGGTGGGTATTACACCCCTGGCACACCCGAGAATACCCCCAAATCTTACAGCCCTTatttctccctccctcgctcctaCAAGGCCCCCaccagagagagggatgagaagGAGTATGGGGAGTATGTTCCCATGAGTTCTCCTGCCAAGCCAGTATATTCATCAGTTGCCACAGCTTCCATGTCAACCCCAGAGAagagggctggaggaggaagtaGCACCTCCACCCCTTCTCACCCACCACCGCCTTATGGAGCTCACCATACCACCGCAGCAATGGCTGATCGGCGCGTGGTGAGGCCCAACCGCCTCCCTTTAGGCCGAAGAAGTTTCCATGGCCCGCTGCGGGTTAGTGAGCCCTCCACAGCGTCTGCAGGCACCTCCACCTCAGTCCCTGCCACTGTCAGCTCATCTGAAGGGCCCTCCAGCCCTGGAGAGTATATCAACATTGAGTTCGGGGATCATTACCCCCACCAACAACAGCCCCCCGCCTACCCTCTCTCTGCCCAAGACGAAGCGCCTTCCCTGGGGTCCAGTGACCACCGTCGCTCCCCTCCCCAGCCCCAAACTCACCAGGACTATATGAGTGTGGAGGTTGGGGCAGACCAACAGGACAGCGCTGGGTGTCTGGGTAAAAACCAGTCCCCCAGACCCAGCCTTGTTGCCCCCTGGAACCCACCCAGCTATATCCGACCCCTGGCTAGCAATCCTGGGGCGCTGGCCTCCCCTGGAGTCCCTGCCGGAGGTCACTGGCGGTCAAAGGGGGATGACTACACGGACATGACCTTTAACCTCAGCAGAGGTGAGAGGACGCAAACGAGCCCCACCGCCAtgctgcagcatctctgtgtgaTGGAGGGTCATTACGGCCACGctccccccgcctcctcctcatccatttcccctcctctccctccgtcGAGCCCGGGCAGGGCGCCGACACAGCAGCTGGAACCTAAGGTGGTTCGGGCCGACCCTCaaggcaggaggagacacagctCTGAGAcgttctcctccacctcctcctctaatTCAACTCCCTCTGGAGGAGGTCTCGGCTCCTCATCCTCAGCCACCCACCCCACGCTGGTCAACCCCACGGCCCCCAACGGATCTTACCTAACTGAGGGTCAGGCTTCCAGATGGTCCAGCTCAGCATCTTTTGACAGCGTGTGGGTGTCCTTGGAGGGTTCAGGGGACTCGCCTGCTCACCACGCTCCAGTAAGATCTCAAGAAATGGGCGCTTCAggctcatcctcctcctcctcctcaggggCTGGAGCAGGTAGAATGTGCAGGAACATGTCTGTGGGCTACCAGAACGGCCTGAACTACATTGCCTTGGAGCTGAGGGAGGACGGGAGTAATATGGGAGCCGTGACGTCGGGAGCCGGTAGCAGCAACGGGAGCTCGGCGGCAGTGGCGGCGGCGGGGACGGTGCCTCTGCTGGAGAACGGAGCCTATGCCAGTATAGACTTCACCAAATCAGATGGAGTCACCACGACAACCAAGG